A DNA window from Mycosarcoma maydis chromosome 12, whole genome shotgun sequence contains the following coding sequences:
- a CDS encoding uncharacterized protein (related to allantoate permease), translated as MEKLNKVITQTSIATDDASALEKGPGLYAGLGIPTLPETVMEEVDTEVLEYTDQSITITPEENKRLLGIIDRRILPVIMTTYFLQSLDKGLVSLASIMGIQKKWHLQGQEYAWLTTVVYLAIICAEYPQNRLLQVLPINRWLSFCIFAWGVVVACSAAVEDFEGAMVIRALLGTFECVCQPCFMLITATWYRKEEQARTIAAFYCCNGIQTMVGGLIAYGIYHYKGKLASFQLMFLILGTLTALWAGVACWLLPASPMKARGISEEDKVKIVERVRENQTGVQNKKLKWSHVQEALADPQTWAFFFIQVLNTIPVGGLGAFTNIIIKTNLGFTVLQTDLLAIAQGAIQIFVLFSAAYLSKKTNQTLLVAILYCIPSLISAVVFLTVPNDKAHVGGLLTVFLMTIFYNGVSPLAFSLLTRNVGGQTKRTVVVAVNFIGWAAGNAAGPQLFRSTDAPHYRKAFAGQLGCYVALILLFASLRFYYMAQNNTKRIANNLLHGRPAESPDQIDLSHAFDDLTDKQNPNFRYVY; from the coding sequence ATGGAGAAGCTTAACAAGGTTATAACTCAGACGTCGATTGCTACCGACGATGCGAGCGCTCTCGAAAAAGGTCCCGGCCTGTATGCTGGTCTCGGCATCCCTACGCTCCCTGAAACCGTCATGGAAGAAGTCGACACCGAGGTTCTCGAATACACTGATCAGAGCATCACTATCACTCCGGAAGAGAACAAGCGGCTACTTGGCATTATCGACCGACGAATCCTCCCAGTCATCATGACCACGTACTTCCTACAGTCTCTCGACAAGGGCCTCGTCTCGCTTGCATCCATCATGGGAATTCAGAAGAAATGGCATCTTCAAGGTCAAGAATACGCCTGGCTCACGACTGTCGTCTATCTCGCCATTATTTGCGCCGAGTATCCGCAAAATCGTCTCCTACAAGTCCTTCCCATCAACCGTTGGCTCTCTTTCTGCATTTTCGCATGGGGAGTTGTCGTAGCGTGCTCTGCAGCTGTCGAAGACTTTGAAGGAGCCATGGTTATCCGCGCTCTGCTCGGCACCTTTGAATGTGTCTGTCAACCCTGTTTCATGCTCATCACCGCCACCTGGTATCGcaaggaggagcaagcTAGAACGATTGCAGCCTTCTACTGCTGCAATGGCATCCAGACTATGGTAGGCGGCTTGATTGCATATGGGATCTACCATTATAAAGGAAAGCTTGCCTCGTTTCAGCTGATGTTCTTGATACTAGGAACGTTGACGGCGCTGTGGGCAGGAGTagcttgctggctgcttCCCGCATCTCCGATGAAGGCTCGTGGCATTTCGGAAGAGGACAAAgtcaagatcgtcgagcgcgtTCGAGAAAATCAGACCGGGGTTcagaacaagaagctcaaaTGGTCGCACgtgcaagaagcgctcgcAGACCCTCAAACATGGGCGTTTTTCTTCATACAGGTGCTCAACACGATTCCTGTTGGTGGTCTCGGTGCATTTACCAATATCATTATAAAGACGAATCTCGGATTCACGGTCCTTCAAACGGACCTACTGGCGATCGCGCAGGGAGCAATCCAAATCTTTGTTCTCTTTTCGGCCGCCTACCTTTCCAAGAAGACCAACCAAACGCTCCTGGTAGCCATATTGTATTGCATCCCTTCGCTGATTTCAGCCGTCGTTTTCTTGACGGTACCAAATGACAAAGCTCACGTTGGTGGGCTTTTGACCGTCTTCCTCATGACCATCTTTTACAACGGTGTTTCGCCACTCGCGTTCAGCCTGCTGACACGAAACGTGGGCGGACAGACGAAACGAACAGTGGTCGTTGCTGTCAACTTCATCGGCTGGGCTGCTGGCAACGCCGCTGGACCTCAACTCTTCAGGTCGACGGATGCTCCCCACTACCGAAAAGCATTCGCCGGCCAGCTGGGTTGCTACGTGGCCctcatcctcctcttcgcctCGTTGAGATTCTACTACATGGCGCAGAACAATACCAAGAGGATTGCAAACAACTTGCTCCACGGAAGACCTGCCGAGTCGCCGGATCAAATCGACCTCTCGCATGCTTTTGACGATCTGACCGACAAGCAGAATCCCAACTTCCGTTATGTATACTAG